The Hyphomicrobiales bacterium genome includes a region encoding these proteins:
- a CDS encoding cation:proton antiporter, with translation MVEHVSDLTGIAVVTAVAVLLGLLFVRLRQPPIVGYILAGLVLGPTGMGLVRETDEIRLLAELGVIMLLFLIGMEISLRAFVLVLKPAVITAAAQIAISLAITFGFAALLGWSAGQALLLAFIVAVSSTAVAMSMLDDVGELRTETGRITIGVLVAQDIAIVPMLILVAAFSDATVGLAEVGWKVALAVGILLLLIRLLARAGKIALPFSRAIQGRVDLVALASVALCFGAAAISGLLGLTAAFGAFIAGLIVANSTLRAEAIKVTQPIQSVLMVVFFLSIGLLIDLDYVVSDMLTVILFLLGVLLAKSVLNVAILHFVGEPWERAFPAGLIMAQIGEFSFVLATVGFANGLFDGAG, from the coding sequence TTGGTCGAGCATGTCTCCGATCTGACCGGGATCGCCGTGGTCACCGCCGTAGCGGTGCTGTTGGGACTTCTCTTCGTTCGCCTGCGTCAACCGCCGATCGTCGGCTACATTCTCGCGGGCCTGGTGCTCGGGCCGACGGGCATGGGGCTGGTGCGCGAGACCGACGAGATCCGCCTGCTGGCCGAGCTTGGCGTCATCATGCTGCTGTTTCTGATCGGCATGGAGATCAGCCTGCGCGCCTTCGTTCTGGTGCTCAAGCCCGCGGTCATCACCGCCGCGGCGCAGATCGCCATCTCGCTGGCCATCACCTTCGGTTTTGCCGCGCTGCTCGGCTGGAGCGCCGGCCAGGCGTTGCTGCTTGCCTTCATTGTCGCCGTGTCCTCGACCGCCGTCGCCATGAGCATGCTCGATGATGTCGGCGAACTGAGAACCGAGACGGGCCGCATTACCATCGGCGTGCTCGTCGCTCAGGACATCGCCATCGTGCCGATGCTGATCCTGGTCGCCGCCTTTTCTGATGCGACGGTCGGTTTGGCCGAGGTCGGCTGGAAGGTGGCGCTCGCGGTCGGCATCCTGTTGTTGCTCATCCGGCTACTGGCGCGCGCCGGAAAGATCGCATTGCCCTTCTCCCGGGCCATCCAGGGCAGAGTCGATCTGGTCGCCCTGGCCTCGGTGGCGCTGTGCTTCGGCGCCGCGGCCATTTCGGGCCTGCTCGGTCTCACGGCGGCGTTCGGCGCTTTTATCGCCGGCCTCATCGTCGCCAATTCGACCCTGCGGGCCGAGGCGATCAAGGTCACCCAGCCGATCCAAAGCGTACTGATGGTGGTCTTCTTCCTGTCGATCGGACTGTTGATCGACCTCGACTATGTGGTCTCCGACATGCTCACGGTAATCCTGTTCCTGCTCGGCGTGCTGCTCGCCAAGTCGGTCCTCAACGTGGCGATCCTGCACTTCGTCGGTGAACCGTGGGAGCGCGCATTTCCCGCCGGGCTGATCATGGCCCAGATCGGTGAGTTCTCATTCGTGCTGGCCACGGTCGGCTTCGCCAACGGCCTGTTCGACGGAGCCGGCTAA
- a CDS encoding acyl-CoA dehydrogenase family protein: MQFGLTEEQQMMQEMAKNFAEKEILPTLEDDEKHHRFRPELVKKMAELSFFGCALPEEYGGNGFGFLESVILAEQIARVSGSWRLPFNMQNLGPSLTVNKFGTEEQKQKFIPDWVNAESLGFFAMTEPNTGSDVASMGTTATDRGDHWELNGQKMWISNAQVGDWGLVYAFTDKSQKHRGMTCFIVNLKGKEGIVTVPIETKLGLHCAPTGEIAFNGAKIPKDSVLGEVGQGFQICMWQLNNTRIGCAAGAIGIGGGAVQAAINYANERTQFGKKIGSYQMIQAQIADMVAEHEAAKLLVYRAAWLKDQGLPNQHETSMAKLFASEAAVHAANDTMKIFGSYGYSTEYPAQRFLRDAHSLRTVEGTSNIQKLIIAGISLGDTVNR; this comes from the coding sequence ATGCAGTTCGGACTGACGGAAGAACAACAGATGATGCAGGAGATGGCGAAAAACTTCGCCGAGAAGGAAATCCTGCCGACTCTGGAAGATGACGAAAAACATCACAGGTTCCGCCCCGAGCTCGTCAAGAAGATGGCCGAGCTCAGCTTCTTCGGCTGCGCCCTGCCGGAGGAATATGGCGGCAACGGCTTCGGTTTTCTCGAATCGGTCATACTCGCCGAGCAGATCGCCAGGGTGAGCGGATCCTGGCGTCTGCCCTTCAACATGCAGAATCTCGGCCCGTCCCTGACGGTCAACAAGTTCGGTACCGAGGAGCAGAAGCAGAAATTCATTCCGGACTGGGTCAACGCCGAATCCCTGGGGTTCTTCGCCATGACCGAGCCCAATACCGGGTCCGATGTCGCCAGCATGGGAACCACGGCGACCGATCGCGGCGACCATTGGGAGCTCAACGGCCAGAAGATGTGGATTTCCAACGCCCAGGTCGGCGATTGGGGCCTCGTCTATGCCTTTACCGACAAGAGCCAGAAACACCGCGGCATGACCTGCTTCATCGTCAATCTGAAGGGCAAGGAGGGGATCGTTACCGTTCCGATCGAGACCAAGCTCGGGCTGCACTGCGCTCCCACCGGAGAGATTGCCTTCAACGGCGCGAAGATTCCCAAGGATTCGGTGCTCGGCGAGGTCGGCCAGGGCTTCCAGATCTGCATGTGGCAGCTCAACAACACCCGGATCGGTTGTGCCGCCGGCGCCATCGGCATCGGCGGCGGCGCCGTTCAGGCCGCTATCAACTACGCCAATGAGCGGACCCAGTTCGGCAAGAAAATCGGCTCCTATCAGATGATCCAGGCCCAGATTGCCGACATGGTCGCCGAGCACGAGGCCGCCAAGCTGCTCGTCTATCGGGCCGCCTGGCTGAAGGATCAGGGGCTGCCCAACCAGCACGAAACCTCGATGGCGAAGCTGTTTGCGTCGGAAGCCGCCGTGCATGCCGCAAACGATACGATGAAGATCTTCGGCAGCTACGGCTACTCCACCGAGTATCCCGCGCAACGCTTCCTTCGCGACGCGCATTCGCTGCGGACCGTCGAAGGGACCAGCAACATCCAGAAGCTCATCATCGCCGGCATCTCCCTGGGGGACACCGTCAACCGCTAG
- a CDS encoding nitronate monooxygenase, with protein sequence MPLTTRLTQQLGLSVPIISAPMPHAAGGKLAAAVSAAGGLGFIGGGYGEDLWLEHQFELAGRQKVGCGFVTWSLAKRPFLLDLALDRFPVAIMLSFGDPEPFAERIRGDGVKLICQVHSKAHGLRALEVGADIIVAQGGEGGGHGGLRATMALVPEIADMIAARAPETLLVAAGGIADGRGLAASLMLGADGAMMRTRFWASREALVHPNLQATAIAADGDATIRTSQIDKLRGLTWPPEFTARVLSNDFAESCLAAQASAPLPEDAAGRYFAAMETGDPSQAAIYVGEAIGLIDDVPPAAALIERVAREAAELLGIRAPAFVA encoded by the coding sequence ATGCCGTTGACCACGCGTTTGACGCAGCAGCTCGGGCTTTCCGTGCCCATTATATCGGCGCCGATGCCGCATGCCGCCGGCGGCAAGCTGGCCGCCGCGGTGTCCGCGGCCGGCGGGCTCGGCTTCATCGGCGGCGGCTATGGCGAGGATCTGTGGCTCGAGCATCAGTTCGAGCTTGCCGGCAGGCAGAAGGTCGGCTGCGGCTTCGTTACCTGGTCGCTCGCCAAGCGCCCCTTCCTGCTCGATCTGGCGCTCGACCGCTTCCCCGTCGCGATCATGCTTTCGTTCGGCGATCCGGAGCCGTTTGCCGAGCGCATTCGCGGCGACGGCGTCAAGCTGATCTGCCAGGTTCACAGCAAGGCCCACGGCCTGCGCGCGCTTGAGGTCGGCGCCGACATCATCGTCGCCCAGGGCGGCGAGGGGGGTGGACATGGAGGCCTGCGGGCGACCATGGCGCTGGTGCCGGAGATCGCCGACATGATTGCCGCGCGCGCGCCCGAGACGCTGCTGGTCGCAGCCGGCGGCATCGCCGATGGGCGCGGTCTTGCCGCTTCGCTGATGCTCGGCGCCGACGGCGCCATGATGCGCACCCGTTTCTGGGCGAGCCGCGAGGCACTGGTGCACCCGAATTTGCAGGCCACCGCCATCGCCGCCGACGGCGACGCCACAATTCGAACAAGTCAGATCGATAAGCTCAGAGGACTTACATGGCCACCGGAATTCACCGCCAGAGTCCTGAGTAACGATTTCGCCGAATCCTGCTTGGCAGCGCAGGCAAGTGCACCGCTGCCAGAGGATGCGGCGGGGCGGTATTTCGCTGCGATGGAGACGGGCGACCCGTCGCAGGCGGCCATCTATGTCGGCGAGGCGATCGGTCTGATTGACGATGTGCCGCCGGCGGCCGCGTTGATCGAGCGCGTCGCGCGAGAGGCCGCTGAGTTGCTTGGCATTCGGGCGCCGGCCTTCGTGGCCTAG
- a CDS encoding superoxide dismutase, giving the protein MAFELPDLPYAYDALQPYMSAETLEYHHDKHHQAYVTNGNKLLEGSGLESKSLEEVCKASFGKNPGLFNNAGQHFNHIHFWKWMKRGGGGTHLPGKLQAAIDSNLGGYDKFRADFINAGVTQFGSGWCWLALKDGKLEVTKTPNGENPMVHGAVPILGCDVWEHSYYIDYRNARPKYLEAFVDNLINWDYVAELFEKTR; this is encoded by the coding sequence ATGGCTTTCGAACTTCCTGATCTACCCTACGCCTACGACGCGCTGCAGCCTTACATGTCGGCCGAGACACTCGAATACCACCACGACAAGCACCATCAGGCCTACGTCACCAACGGTAACAAGCTGCTCGAAGGCTCGGGCCTCGAAAGCAAGAGTCTGGAGGAGGTCTGCAAGGCGAGCTTCGGCAAGAATCCCGGCCTGTTCAACAATGCCGGCCAGCACTTTAATCACATTCATTTCTGGAAATGGATGAAGAGGGGTGGCGGCGGAACCCACCTGCCGGGCAAACTGCAGGCAGCCATCGATTCCAACCTGGGCGGCTACGACAAGTTCCGTGCCGATTTCATCAATGCCGGGGTGACCCAGTTCGGCTCCGGCTGGTGCTGGCTCGCGCTCAAGGACGGCAAGCTGGAAGTGACAAAGACGCCGAACGGGGAAAATCCCATGGTTCACGGTGCGGTGCCGATTCTCGGCTGCGACGTGTGGGAGCACTCCTACTATATCGACTACCGCAACGCGCGGCCGAAATACCTCGAGGCCTTCGTCGACAATCTGATCAACTGGGACTATGTCGCCGAGCTGTTCGAAAAGACGCGCTAA
- a CDS encoding branched-chain amino acid aminotransferase encodes MSEWSKTWTWIEGKWLEGNAPIVGPRTHGLWLSSVVFDGARAFEGVAPDLDLHCARVNRSAAALGLLPLHRGEEIVELVQEGRKRFDPDAALYIRPMYWAEQGGFYSVPPLPESTRFCLCLYEVPMPAPKGFSVTLSSFRRPTLDSAPVNAKASCLYPNSGRALAEAKSRGFDNALILDAIGNVAELATANVFLAKDGEAHTPVPNGTFLNGITRQRVVALLRQAGVRVHERSLAHRDFLEADEIFCTGNYSKVMPVTRIEERDLQPGPVYQKSRELYWAFAHGG; translated from the coding sequence GTGTCGGAATGGTCGAAAACCTGGACTTGGATCGAGGGAAAATGGCTTGAGGGCAACGCGCCGATCGTCGGCCCGCGCACCCATGGGCTGTGGCTGAGTTCCGTGGTTTTCGACGGTGCGCGCGCCTTCGAGGGCGTGGCGCCGGACCTCGATCTGCACTGTGCCCGCGTCAATCGCTCCGCTGCGGCGCTGGGCCTCTTGCCGCTGCATCGCGGCGAGGAAATTGTCGAGCTTGTACAAGAGGGTAGGAAGCGCTTCGATCCCGACGCCGCCCTCTATATCCGGCCGATGTACTGGGCCGAGCAGGGCGGCTTCTATTCGGTGCCGCCGTTGCCCGAGAGCACCCGCTTTTGCCTGTGTCTCTACGAGGTTCCGATGCCGGCCCCGAAGGGCTTTTCCGTTACCCTTTCGAGCTTTCGCCGGCCGACGCTCGACAGTGCGCCGGTCAATGCCAAGGCCTCTTGCCTCTACCCGAATTCGGGGCGCGCGCTCGCCGAAGCCAAGTCCAGAGGGTTCGACAACGCACTCATCCTGGACGCCATCGGCAATGTCGCCGAGCTCGCCACCGCCAACGTCTTCCTGGCCAAGGACGGCGAGGCGCACACGCCCGTTCCCAACGGTACCTTCCTCAACGGGATCACCCGCCAGCGCGTCGTGGCGCTGCTGCGCCAGGCCGGCGTGAGGGTGCATGAGCGCAGCCTGGCCCATCGGGATTTCCTCGAAGCCGACGAAATTTTCTGCACCGGCAACTATTCCAAGGTCATGCCGGTGACGCGCATCGAGGAGCGCGACCTGCAGCCGGGCCCCGTCTATCAGAAGTCGCGCGAGCTCTATTGGGCCTTCGCGCATGGCGGCTGA